In the Flavobacterium sp. 90 genome, AAGTGTATTGACTTGTATATGTGGCCAGCTTGTAGTACCACCGTTATCTCCAAAATCAAATTCAAAAAAGATAATCTGTTCGTATTGCAACTGAAGAATTTCTATTCCGTTTTCTTCTACTGTTTCAATCCACATTCTCATATTCATTTCGACAGTCGGAACAAAACGATTCACAAATGGAACGTTTAATATCCCTCCTTGCGCTCCTATTTTATTTTTGGAAGACAAATCGATACGTACGTGATTTTTAATCACCTTTCCTTTGTTATTATCGCGCAAACGTAAATCTGGTCGCACAGAATAAGGATATAAATGATGGGCAAGTATGCGCTGAGTATAAATTCTGTTTTCTTGCGGGTCATTTTTGTGATCCAGTTTTTCAAATACCCATGCTGGTGGTGGCGCATCAAGATTTATAGGGTCGTCCTCAGATGCTCCCGCGCCTCCCATTGTTTGGGAAATTGAAAGATGATCATACTTCCAGGCTTCATCCCCGCTTGGAAATGCCGGAGCACCAATTACTAAAAAGTTATTTCCATCTGGTTTTAGATCACCCAGCAAGGTTACAGTACTTCCATGAGGAATAACACCACTTCTGGAGATAGAATAATCAGGAATAAAATACGTTCCTGTCTGACCCGCTCCCGGTTTAAGTTCTTTGGCTGCTTTAATATTATAATACTCACGTCCGTTTAGATTTTCCAGCGTTACATATTCTTTTACACCTTTATCGTTTATAACCAAAAAAAGAGTCTCATCCTGATAACCACTCTTATATAAATGTCTATTCGGATCATCTGCTGCTACGG is a window encoding:
- a CDS encoding peroxidase, FMP-type, which gives rise to MLQRNDLADGLNEPKLAANLVADGNESLLKFTPGDQGRLEKLMSKYKQLLIETPINPFREENLQEIVKNVDYGVLSMLEGTWVSYNDNHGNLVGSGIHTTIMPSPGTNAGTIPGKYSFECEEYIEKLTFNLVPGGVRNRGGANEQFCGAVKYDQSIKSVNRVPGNSSLEYTPIHEENGMYLWLSQIFNYAATKKTIEEDRGIHAVAADDPNRHLYKSGYQDETLFLVINDKGVKEYVTLENLNGREYYNIKAAKELKPGAGQTGTYFIPDYSISRSGVIPHGSTVTLLGDLKPDGNNFLVIGAPAFPSGDEAWKYDHLSISQTMGGAGASEDDPINLDAPPPAWVFEKLDHKNDPQENRIYTQRILAHHLYPYSVRPDLRLRDNNKGKVIKNHVRIDLSSKNKIGAQGGILNVPFVNRFVPTVEMNMRMWIETVEENGIEILQLQYEQIIFFEFDFGDNGGTTSWPHIQVNTLRKIDDVSPEQRSLIEKQFPSSSIITSSASASECPYHKS